In Cicer arietinum cultivar CDC Frontier isolate Library 1 chromosome 1, Cicar.CDCFrontier_v2.0, whole genome shotgun sequence, one DNA window encodes the following:
- the LOC101494105 gene encoding topless-related protein 2-like, which produces MQFCFSTSVDGKVRAWMYENQTFHVEYDTPGKCSTKMLYSSDGTRLFSCGTSKDGESFLVEWDEPEGAIKRTYSGFGKKSVGMVQFDSTKSRFLAAGEDNQVKFWDMDVVNVLASTDAEGGLPNLPRLKFNKEGNLLAVSTADGGFKVLANADGIKFLRNIEASKEPFFTKSPGGLVSIGRGRDININSDEGSKSWELTEIVHPVQCRIVTVPEGMGSNNKVACLVYTNSGNGLLALGSKGVQKLWKWSFSELNPTGKATASVVPQHWRPSNGILMTNDVPSDCEMAVPCIALSRNDSYAMAACGGNISLFNMVSFKVLFHFLPPPPVSTCVVFSPQDNNVVAVGRADSNIQIFNVRLYQARSLLKGHQKYITGIVFSLRLNIMVSSGADAQIFSWNMDTWNKKKSVPIKLPSGENAPAGETKLEFHIDQIKLLACHETQLAIYDASKLELICRWVPQDVLPGAITSAVYSCNGRLVYATFTDGNVGVFDAETLKPRCRIASSAYIHQSQTPSNSQNVYPVVVAAHPHEPNQFAIGLSDGSIKVIEPPETEGWQGIKVPVVNNGN; this is translated from the exons ATGCAGTTTTGTTTTTCAACTTCGGTTGATGGCAAAGTTAGAGCTTGGATGTATGAAAACCAAACATTCCATGTCGAATACGACACTCCCGGAAAGTGTTCTACCAAAATGCTCTATAGTTCTGATGGAACTAG ATTGTTTTCTTGTGGAACAAGTAAAGATGGAGAATCTTTCCTAGTTGAGTGGGATGAACCTGAAGGAGCAATAAAAAGAACATATTCTGGGTTTGGAAAGAAATCTGTCGGTATGGTGCAATTCGACTCTACAAAGAGTCGATTTCTGGCTGCGGGTGAAGACAACCAGGTTAAGTTTTGGGATATGGATGTTGTTAATGTTCTGGCTTCTACAGATGCTGAGGGTGGTCTTCCT AATCTTCCTCGCTTGAAGTTCAATAAGGAAGGAAATTTGCTTGCTGTTTCTACAGCAGATGGTGGTTTTAAAGTCCTCGCTAATGCGGACGGTATCAAATTCTTAAGGAACATTGAAGCATCTAAAGAACCATTTTTCACAAAG AGTCCTGGAGGACTTGTTTCTATAGGTAGAGGCAGAGATATTAACATAAATTCGGATGAAGGATCGAAATCTTGGGAATTGACTGAAATAGTTCATCCGGTTCAATGTCGAATCGTTACAGTTCCGGAGGGTATGGGTTCTAATAACAAG GTTGCTTGTCTTGTTTACACAAATTCCGGAAATGGTCTTCTAGCTCTTGGTTCAAAAGGGGTTCAGAAGTTGTGGAAATGGAGCTTCAGTGAATTGAATCCTACTGGAAAG GCAACAGCAAGTGTTGTTCCTCAGCATTGGAGACCAAGTAACGGTATTCTTATGACTAATGATGTCCCTAGTGATTGCGAAATGGCTGTTCCTTGCATAGCACTCTCAAGGAATGATTCCTATGCTATGGCTGCGTGCGGAGGAAATATTTCATTGTTCAACATGGTTTCATTTAAG GTATTGTTTCATTTTTTGCCACCTCCACCAGTTTCAACATGCGTTGTGTTTAGCCCTCAAGACAATAATGTAGTTGCGGTTGGAAGGGCAGATTCAAATATCCAAATTTTCAATGTTAGGTTATATCAG GCTAGATCTCTATTAAAAGGTCACCAGAAGTACATTACCGGTATAGTTTTTTCGCTTCGACTCAATATAATGGTTTCTTCCGGCGCTGATGCTCAG ATTTTCTCTTGGAACATGGACACATGGAATAAGAAGAAATCAGTGCCAATCAAATTGCCTAGTGGTGAAAATGCACCTGCTGGTGAGACTAAACTGGAATTCCACATTGATCAAATTAAGTTGCTTGCATGCCATGAGACACAATTAGCAATATATGATGCTTCAAAATTGGAATTGATTTGTCGG TGGGTGCCACAAGATGTGTTGCCTGGTGCCATAACCTCTGCTGTATACTCCTGCAATGGTCGACTAGTTTATGCTACTTTCACTGATGGAAATGTTGGAGTATTTGATGCTGAAACCCTCAAACCTAGATGTCGTATAGCTTCATCTGCATACATACATCAGAGTCAGACCCCATCAAACAG CCAAAATGTATACCCTGTTGTTGTCGCAGCACATCCACATGAGCCCAATCAATTTGCAATTGGACTGTCAGATGGGTCTATTAAGGTTATAGAGCCACCAGAGACTGAAGGATGGCAGGGAATTAAAGTGCCTGTTGTTAATAATGGGAATTAA